In the Aeromicrobium fastidiosum genome, CGTCAGCTGCGACTCCCACGACTCGTCCGAGCTCCCGCCCCCGCGTACCAGCGACCTGCGCGCCGAGGTGCCGGGAGTCGGCAGCAGGTTCATCGGCTGGGTCGACACCACGCTCGACTGAGCGATCGTCGTCCGTCGAGCATGAACCTGACGCGTGCCATGGTCGACGAACGCGCCTCCCTCACCTGTTGCAGGACCCTAGCGACGCTCGAGCCCTGGCCGTGCTGCGCCGCTACTACGCATGGCCGACCGCGACTGCTTCACGGCAGACGACCTCGTGGCCGTCATATTCTTGTCGGTGGACGTGTCGGGCGCAGGCGGCCATCCGGCTGCTCGATACCCGAGCACAGGCGGTAACGGACCTGCCATCGGTTCTGGGTCCTGGCCGGGATCTCGTCGACGCGGCTGTCGAACTGTGGCCCGCCGACTGGGCGGGGGTGGAACCTCCACGACGCGCTGCTGACTCTCCCGGTGTCCGACCCACCACGGCGAGCAAGTTGCCGGTCCAAAGGAGGCCTCACCTACGTCCCATCTACGACTCGGCTCCTAGCCGAACTTATTGGGCCTCATCAACTAGGGAATTCGCTGCGAGCGCATCTGACCGCAGACACCTCCCTCCAAGAGCGCCCGGTGAGACTGCGACGAAACGCCGATCTCCTTGACAGGTCTGCGCCGTCAGAGTGATCGAAGTCGTGACCTGGATGGGCGGCAAGTACGGGTTCGCGGCTCTATGAGCCACGCATCCGAGGCCGGCCTCGTCCAATTCGAGCTTGAGATTCCCAGCGTCGATCTGCTCATCAACGCCGAGGAGAAGTTTGTCCGCGGCTGGGTTGCCACGTTCCGCAGGCCATCTGTGCCGTCAGCCTCAGTTGGCTCAGCTCCTCTGGTTTGCGCAATGGCTAGCCCGCGCGATTTGGCGCGGTTGGAGCGTCGAGACCCGTGTGGGCCGCATGCGATGAGATAGTGCAACGGTGCGAAACTGGCGGACTTTGACCGATATCGATTTTGAAGAGCTTTCGGCGGATTTGCTTGGTGCGGAGTTTAATACCCGCATTGAGCGTTTCGGCCGAGGAGCGGACGGGGGGATTGACCTCCGCTGGAGAATAGGTTCGGCGAAGTACGGGATTGCTCAGTGCAAGCATTATCTGGACTCGTCCTTTGGGCAACTCAAAGCATCCGCATCGAAGGAGATCCCGAAGGTTCGCAAGTTAAAACCAGCTCGCTACGTGTTCGCTACCTCGCGCGAACTTACCGTCCATCAAAAAGGCCAGATCTGTGATCTCTTTGATCCGTGGATGAGGGATCCCAGCGACGTCTTCAGTGGCATGGATCTGGATCAGTTGCTGGACAAGAACGAGACGGTCGACCGCAAGCATGTCAAGTTATGGCTAGCGACGGGCGCGCATCTGTTCTGGGCAATGCACCCCGAGTTGGCCTCGAGATCCGAAGCGTTGCGGGAGCGCATTGATCGAACAATCTCTAACTATGTTGGAATGGGCACATTTGAGCGCGCAAAGAACATTCTCGAAAAAGAGAAGGTTTGTTTGATTGCGGGGCAGCCTGGCGTTGGGAAAACGGTCTTGGCTCACATGCTTATTGCAGATCATATGCGGCGCGGCTTCGATGTAGTAGAGGTTTCCGGCGACATCGACGAAGCGTGGACTGCACTTGACCCTAATAGGCCCCAAGTGTTCATTTATGATGACTTCCTAGGTCAACTCGCGTTTTCTGAAAGGCTTGGGAAGAATGAGGATTCACGGTTGAGCGATTTTGTGGACAAGATTCGTTTTCAGAAATCAACGCGGCTCATCCTTACGACGCGCGAATACATCTTGCGCGACGCCCGGATTGCATACTCGCGCCTTGACGGGATTAGTCGGCGTGGTCGATATATCCTAGAACTGAAGCATTACTCCAGAAACGACCGAGCTCGGATTCTTTACAATCATGCTTGGCGTTCCGGGCTTAGTCCATCCGCCCTTTCGGAACTCTCGGATGGCGGGTGGAAGCGAATTATCGATCACCCGAACTTCAGTCCTAGGTTGGTCGAATACGGCACAAGGCTAGACTGGGATGCTAGCCAGGGATCTTGGCTCGACGCATTCGTGTACGCCCTCGACAACCCTTCGACGCTCTGGCGAAGGACATTTGAGAGTCACTTAACGGATCAGGACAGGGCCCTACTTTTCGTTCTCGCGTCGTTTAGTGGGTCCGTCGAGCTGGAAGCGGTCAAGGTTGCGTACCGAAGTCTCCTCGAACGGCTTTCACTTCCCTTCTCGTCAGCAGCGTTGAAGCGGTCGTTGGAAACGTTGGAGGGGACTTTTATCGCCGTAAATCAGGACCACCGCGGAGCGGTCGTGCAGTTTCACAATCCCTCCATTGTTGATTTTGTCCTCAATGAGTTGCAGGATGACACGGAGATGCAGCGCGACCTGATTCGAAGCGCAACTCACTTCGAACAGCTCGAACGTCTGTGGGCATCCCAGACAGCGACTACGACCGTCTCAGATAGGTCTGGCACCAGTGCATCCCGGTCGAAAGTGCTTAGCTCTCTCGCCGCCGCTGATTACTCTGCGGCTGCCGATCGCCTATACACTTGCGACCCGCTCGCACCACGCACGAATTACCACGGCAGCGCGTCCGAGTCGTTGGAGGACCGTTTCGCATTCGTAGTCAGTCTGCCAGCGGCGTGGCGACCGAAGAAGAAATGGCTGAAGTCGCACGCCGTTCACCTCCTCTCCCGCTGGACGAACCACAAAGGCGATAAGACGTTGGCGTATGACTTCATCTTCGGGGCGCGCTCCCAAGCGAGGGACTTCTTTCCTCCAGCTGCGGAGGCTGTGCTTGAGGATTGGCTGAAAGGTGAGCTCTCTGTCACGGAAGACTGGAGGCTCCTCGGTCTATTTCTAGCCTCCGAGGGAACCTATCCGCTGCCAGGCGATTACGCGGAGCGATTCACCGAGCATGCGGAGGCGGAACTCGAGCGCTGGGATCCTGCGCCGCCGGAGCTATCTACACTTAGATCATTGAGTGACGATTTCGGTACATATGACCTCGACGCTTACTT is a window encoding:
- a CDS encoding DUF6308 family protein; this encodes MLRRYYAWPTATASRQTTSWPSYSCRWTCRAQAAIRLLDTRAQAVTDLPSVLGPGRDLVDAAVELWPADWAGVEPPRRAADSPGVRPTTASKLPVQRRPHLRPIYDSAPSRTYWASSTREFAASASDRRHLPPRAPGETATKRRSP